A genomic stretch from Pararhizobium sp. IMCC21322 includes:
- a CDS encoding ABC transporter permease — MIGRSYRQEATDVALTAPKGRSLTQDALRRFRRNKAAMTGVVLLVLLILAAFIGPSLLPFNYEDPDWNAFRVPPSFESGHYFGTDQNGRDLLARTLFGTRISLAVALVATLVSVVIGVTYGAFAGYLGGRIDQAMMRFVDIIYALPYILFVILLMVIFGRNVFLLFAAIGALEWLTMARIVRGQTLSIRRREYIEAARASGQSTPAIIFRHIVPNLVGPVVIYAALTVPEIVATESFLSYLGFGVQEPLTSLGTLIAAGANVFEVMPWLLWFPAGFLVTLLLSLLFIGDGLRDAFDPRDH; from the coding sequence ATGATCGGGCGCTCCTATCGGCAAGAGGCAACTGATGTTGCCCTGACGGCACCGAAGGGTCGCAGCCTGACGCAGGATGCACTGAGGCGCTTTCGCCGCAACAAAGCGGCCATGACAGGTGTGGTTCTGTTGGTGCTGCTGATCCTTGCAGCTTTTATCGGACCATCATTGCTGCCCTTCAATTATGAAGACCCCGACTGGAACGCCTTTCGCGTACCGCCATCATTTGAAAGCGGGCACTATTTCGGGACTGATCAGAACGGACGCGATCTTTTGGCGCGCACGCTGTTTGGCACCCGCATTTCCCTCGCCGTCGCACTGGTTGCAACACTGGTATCGGTGGTGATCGGTGTCACGTATGGCGCGTTTGCCGGTTATCTGGGTGGGCGGATTGATCAGGCGATGATGCGCTTTGTCGATATCATCTATGCGCTGCCTTACATCCTGTTTGTCATTCTGCTGATGGTGATTTTCGGACGCAATGTGTTTTTGCTGTTTGCCGCCATCGGCGCGCTGGAATGGTTGACGATGGCACGCATTGTCCGCGGGCAGACCCTGTCGATCCGTCGCCGGGAATATATTGAAGCCGCCCGCGCTTCGGGGCAAAGCACACCTGCCATCATCTTCAGACACATCGTGCCCAATCTGGTGGGGCCGGTGGTGATTTATGCCGCTCTGACCGTGCCGGAAATCGTCGCGACCGAAAGCTTTCTGTCTTATCTTGGCTTTGGCGTTCAGGAGCCACTGACCTCGCTTGGCACTCTGATTGCTGCAGGGGCAAATGTGTTTGAAGTCATGCCCTGGCTGCTCTGGTTCCCGGCAGGCTTTCTGGTGACGTTGTTGCTCAGCCTGTTGTTCATCGGTGATGGTCTGCGCGATGCGTTTGATCCAAGGGATCATTAG
- a CDS encoding ABC transporter ATP-binding protein — MVTTTPLLSIRDLHVNFQTHDGLVEAVKGVDCDILPGECLGIVGESGSGKSQTFLAVMGLLHRNGTARGTVDFQGADLLAMDGKALNQIRGRAISMVFQDPLTSLTPHLKIGVQMREVLKTHQQMSGAEADAKCLEWLQRVHIPLASQRLRQYPHELSGGMRQRVMIAMAMLCDPKLLIADEPTTALDVTIQAEILDLMDELRRDHGTAIALITHDMGVVARMCDRIQVMRYGRYVEEGAADDIFYAPQNGYTKMLLEAMPRLDGKSGSDRQIKPYQPRLEQEDFLNVDDLKVHFQISNGFFAKPAILRAVDGVSFALRPGETIGIVGESGSGKSTLARAVLQLIPPTFGAVTWLGANLTALDRHAMTQKRKDLQIVFQDPMASLNPAMTIGDSIMEPMRIFRRDATKADRKALIAAQMERVGLEPAMINRYPHELSGGQNQRVGIARATILRPKLVICDEAVSALDVSIQAQILELLGGLQAESDLSYLFISHDLSVVREISHRILVMYLGSVVEMADRDDLFKNPQHPYTRQLISAVPIPDPKIEKSRKRLRLKGELTSPIDPMARLRFLPSRMGNDTPYQPKLLERSPGHFVAEHDPLEDLLLE, encoded by the coding sequence ATGGTGACCACTACGCCCTTGCTCAGCATTCGTGACCTCCATGTGAATTTTCAGACCCATGATGGTCTTGTGGAAGCTGTGAAGGGCGTTGATTGCGACATTCTGCCCGGCGAATGTTTGGGCATTGTCGGTGAATCCGGGTCCGGCAAAAGCCAGACGTTTCTGGCCGTAATGGGTTTGCTGCATAGAAATGGTACCGCGCGCGGGACGGTGGATTTTCAGGGTGCTGATCTGCTCGCCATGGACGGCAAAGCGCTGAACCAGATCCGTGGCCGCGCCATATCCATGGTTTTTCAGGACCCGCTGACGTCGCTGACGCCGCATCTGAAAATCGGCGTGCAGATGCGTGAAGTTCTGAAAACCCATCAGCAGATGAGCGGCGCAGAAGCGGACGCCAAATGCCTTGAGTGGTTGCAGCGGGTCCACATTCCACTCGCCAGCCAGCGTCTGCGCCAATACCCGCATGAATTGTCCGGCGGCATGCGTCAGCGGGTGATGATCGCCATGGCGATGCTATGTGACCCCAAATTGCTGATCGCGGATGAACCGACCACGGCTCTGGATGTTACCATTCAGGCCGAGATACTGGATTTGATGGATGAGTTGCGCCGGGATCATGGCACAGCCATCGCCCTCATCACCCATGATATGGGCGTCGTGGCGCGCATGTGCGACCGCATTCAGGTGATGCGCTACGGGCGTTATGTCGAGGAAGGCGCGGCCGATGACATCTTCTATGCTCCGCAAAATGGTTACACAAAAATGCTGTTGGAGGCCATGCCGCGTCTCGACGGCAAGTCAGGCTCGGACCGGCAAATCAAACCGTATCAACCGCGCCTGGAGCAGGAAGACTTCCTGAACGTGGATGATCTGAAGGTTCATTTCCAGATCAGCAACGGCTTCTTCGCAAAGCCGGCCATTTTGCGCGCTGTCGATGGTGTGAGTTTCGCTTTGAGACCCGGGGAAACCATTGGCATTGTCGGTGAATCCGGTTCAGGAAAATCCACCCTTGCGCGCGCTGTCCTGCAATTGATCCCGCCAACCTTTGGCGCGGTGACCTGGCTTGGCGCTAATCTGACCGCGCTGGACCGACACGCCATGACCCAGAAGCGCAAAGATTTGCAGATTGTGTTTCAGGACCCGATGGCAAGCCTCAACCCGGCCATGACCATCGGCGATTCCATTATGGAGCCGATGCGCATTTTTCGGCGTGATGCCACCAAGGCAGACCGCAAAGCCCTGATTGCGGCACAGATGGAACGGGTCGGGCTGGAACCGGCCATGATCAACCGTTATCCGCATGAATTATCAGGCGGTCAAAACCAGCGTGTTGGCATTGCCCGGGCCACTATTCTAAGGCCCAAACTGGTTATTTGTGACGAGGCGGTGTCTGCGCTGGACGTCTCCATACAGGCGCAGATACTGGAATTGCTTGGTGGATTACAGGCTGAATCCGATCTGTCTTACCTGTTTATTTCTCACGATCTGTCTGTGGTTCGGGAAATATCCCATCGCATTCTCGTTATGTATCTGGGCAGTGTGGTGGAAATGGCAGATCGTGATGATTTGTTCAAAAACCCTCAGCACCCTTACACGCGACAGCTCATTTCAGCGGTTCCGATTCCGGATCCCAAAATCGAAAAAAGTCGCAAACGCCTGCGGTTGAAGGGCGAACTGACCTCGCCGATTGATCCCATGGCGCGGCTGCGGTTTTTGCCATCCCGAATGGGCAACGACACCCCATACCAGCCGAAGCTGCTGGAACGCTCGCCTGGCCATTTCGTGGCCGAACATGACCCGCTTGAAGATCTGCTGCTGGAGTAG
- a CDS encoding glycerophosphodiester phosphodiesterase family protein produces MHQTKMVCHRGARLSAPENTFASAETALKLGGSIIELDIHQSADGVLYVLHDDTVDRTTNGSGPISELNSTEIDELDAGRWFAPRFEGQVIPRLEAYLAAFADRAGFYLEIKRADCEQVSSVVRKLDIADRCFTFSFDPQMRQQMFQHCPDVRRMVHWSNAGSPEAAIEEHHASIVEFNTDSFDASRIYECQAAGLEVMFYTDKSDEERFHEALEMGMNYVNIDYIALFQQLRSDYESSIGTAP; encoded by the coding sequence GTGCATCAAACGAAAATGGTCTGTCACAGGGGCGCACGTCTGAGTGCTCCTGAAAACACATTTGCTTCTGCTGAAACTGCGCTCAAGCTGGGCGGTTCCATCATTGAACTGGATATCCATCAGTCAGCAGATGGTGTGCTTTATGTCTTGCATGACGACACAGTCGATCGCACGACCAATGGTTCTGGTCCGATATCCGAGTTGAACAGCACCGAGATTGACGAACTGGATGCTGGACGCTGGTTTGCGCCACGCTTTGAAGGCCAGGTCATCCCGCGTCTTGAAGCCTATCTTGCAGCCTTTGCCGACCGGGCTGGTTTCTATCTGGAAATCAAACGTGCGGATTGTGAACAGGTTTCAAGCGTGGTGCGCAAGCTTGATATTGCGGATCGCTGCTTCACCTTTTCTTTCGATCCACAGATGCGCCAGCAGATGTTTCAGCACTGTCCCGACGTGCGCCGCATGGTGCATTGGAGCAATGCAGGCAGCCCGGAAGCTGCCATAGAAGAACACCATGCCAGCATTGTGGAGTTCAATACAGATTCGTTTGACGCATCCCGGATTTATGAATGTCAGGCAGCCGGTCTTGAGGTGATGTTCTACACTGACAAGTCTGATGAAGAGCGCTTTCACGAGGCGCTGGAAATGGGTATGAATTACGTCAACATCGACTATATTGCGCTTTTCCAGCAGCTCAGATCAGACTATGAGAGCAGCATCGGCACCGCGCCATAG
- a CDS encoding AEC family transporter: protein MEILQVLMDPILPVFAIMAFGFGMGRAGKSSVDDARLLNRFAMSVLLPIYIFGLIANSSIQSFSLAPILVYLLVQIIIFSCGFWVAHRLFGRTRKESLLLGFCGIFGNNALYVLPMSVLLYGETNVLPISSIVTLDAIVAFGGAMLALQIISLGKVSPGTVALGIARVPMLQAIVVGLVFNLAGFTVPAPVNTFVGFSGAGAAPVALYALGVVLSQTRFRPDKVVMTFTLLKLIMFPAAMWLGLTLSVGADNVSNQFMLAAAAPAGAMSFSLAMLYDVSTDDIAQVIIITCVLSLITLAAFA from the coding sequence TTGGAAATTCTTCAAGTCCTGATGGACCCCATTTTGCCGGTCTTTGCTATAATGGCCTTCGGGTTTGGCATGGGCCGGGCTGGCAAATCCAGCGTTGATGATGCACGTCTGCTGAACCGTTTTGCCATGTCTGTTTTGCTTCCGATCTATATTTTTGGGCTGATTGCAAATTCGTCAATCCAGAGTTTCAGCCTTGCACCTATTCTGGTCTATCTGCTGGTTCAGATCATCATTTTCAGCTGTGGCTTCTGGGTGGCTCACCGTCTGTTTGGGCGCACGCGAAAAGAGTCGCTTCTACTGGGGTTTTGCGGGATTTTTGGCAACAATGCGCTTTATGTGCTGCCCATGTCCGTTCTGCTCTACGGCGAAACCAATGTACTGCCGATCAGCAGCATTGTGACCCTGGATGCAATTGTGGCCTTTGGCGGCGCCATGCTGGCGCTTCAGATCATCAGTCTTGGCAAGGTAAGTCCTGGCACTGTTGCACTCGGCATTGCCAGGGTTCCCATGCTTCAGGCCATTGTTGTTGGTCTTGTGTTCAATCTGGCCGGTTTCACCGTCCCGGCACCGGTGAATACCTTTGTCGGTTTTTCCGGGGCAGGCGCGGCACCGGTTGCTCTTTATGCGCTGGGTGTTGTCCTCTCCCAGACAAGGTTCCGGCCGGACAAGGTTGTCATGACCTTCACGCTGCTCAAGCTCATCATGTTTCCTGCAGCCATGTGGCTTGGTCTTACGCTGTCCGTGGGCGCGGACAATGTCAGCAACCAGTTTATGCTGGCCGCCGCCGCTCCGGCAGGTGCCATGTCGTTCAGTCTGGCGATGCTCTATGATGTGAGTACAGATGATATTGCGCAGGTCATTATTATTACATGTGTTCTGTCTCTGATAACGCTTGCCGCATTTGCTTGA
- a CDS encoding ribokinase yields MIIVFGSINLDIVTRTARIPGPGETVKGESYQLIPGGKGANQALAARRAGSETLMVGAVGKDAFADLALENLKRDGVDLSQIMKVDAPTGIANITVDENGENAIAVASGANAKADASQLNVLRQVDGYLLTQNEVPEKETHLAHLKARELGLKIIHNVAPAYKLSNEELAEIDWLVVNETEALIVAFGAGISAGFDSVKAAEALAQQTGNNVIVTLGNKGAFSFGPAGNHHGKALSVDVKDTTAAGDTFTGAFAAALDQGCSVEDALSRASVAGSLACTVFGAQPSIPDKAAIENSL; encoded by the coding sequence GTGATTATTGTATTTGGATCCATCAATCTGGACATTGTCACCCGTACAGCTCGCATTCCAGGTCCTGGTGAGACTGTCAAAGGCGAATCCTATCAGCTTATTCCAGGTGGCAAAGGTGCCAATCAGGCTTTGGCGGCGCGCCGGGCTGGCAGTGAAACGTTGATGGTAGGAGCTGTTGGCAAAGATGCTTTCGCCGATCTGGCACTGGAAAATCTGAAGCGTGATGGTGTGGATTTATCCCAGATCATGAAGGTGGATGCGCCAACCGGCATTGCCAATATCACGGTTGATGAGAATGGCGAAAACGCGATTGCTGTTGCCAGCGGTGCGAATGCCAAAGCGGATGCTTCACAGTTAAACGTATTGAGGCAGGTCGATGGCTATCTGCTCACCCAGAATGAGGTGCCGGAAAAAGAAACCCATCTGGCCCATTTGAAGGCGCGAGAGCTTGGCCTGAAGATCATTCACAATGTGGCTCCGGCCTACAAGCTGTCCAATGAAGAACTGGCCGAGATTGACTGGCTGGTCGTGAACGAGACCGAGGCATTGATTGTGGCCTTTGGGGCCGGTATTTCAGCAGGGTTTGATTCTGTGAAGGCTGCCGAAGCCTTGGCACAGCAGACCGGAAACAATGTGATTGTGACATTGGGCAACAAGGGTGCCTTCAGTTTTGGACCGGCCGGCAACCACCACGGCAAAGCGCTGTCGGTTGACGTCAAGGACACGACCGCAGCAGGTGACACCTTCACGGGAGCATTTGCAGCAGCGCTGGATCAGGGATGTTCAGTCGAAGATGCCTTGTCACGTGCATCCGTTGCGGGCAGCCTGGCCTGTACGGTTTTTGGTGCCCAGCCCAGCATCCCTGACAAGGCGGCCATCGAAAATTCGCTCTGA
- a CDS encoding ROK family transcriptional regulator, whose protein sequence is MTLPLTGSDSISTNAVAMRTHDERLVMSLLKQLGALQETDIVQHSGLPLQTVSRVLDDLEKDALLLREPPRGAADQLLSAASLNPDGAFSIGLKIGRRTSELVLMDFSGAIRASASRAYAYPLPDAILDFLQSELPDILDVVPADLHHRICGIGVAMPFELWNWAQAVGQGGSAEAGLADWKQIDVAGRIAELTELPVHVQNDATTACRAELAQRNAPELSNFAYFFIGYFIGGGIVVDYAVYSGPTGNAGALGSLPIIVGRHGSGQLLDKVSLASLEFALTQQGIDPSPIWVSPNAWTTFGPVLDQWIEDSANYLAQAALACCSVIDFQAIIIDGAFPQDVRSALVEKTASVLETLNTQGLARPDVLAGSIGHEARSLGAATLPMSHRYFVDRNVLSAAASKTN, encoded by the coding sequence GTGACCCTTCCTCTCACAGGCAGTGATAGTATCAGTACAAATGCGGTCGCAATGCGGACCCATGATGAGCGCTTGGTGATGAGCCTCCTCAAGCAGCTCGGCGCGCTGCAGGAGACCGACATCGTCCAACACAGTGGATTGCCGCTGCAGACTGTTTCCCGCGTTCTGGATGATCTTGAAAAGGACGCCCTGCTGCTGCGGGAACCGCCGCGCGGCGCAGCCGATCAGCTTTTGTCTGCTGCCTCATTGAATCCTGATGGCGCGTTCTCGATTGGATTGAAAATCGGCCGGCGCACATCCGAGCTGGTATTGATGGATTTTTCCGGTGCGATCCGGGCCTCTGCCAGCAGGGCCTACGCCTATCCGCTTCCAGATGCCATACTGGATTTCCTGCAATCGGAGTTGCCTGACATACTGGACGTTGTGCCTGCTGATCTGCACCACAGAATTTGCGGTATCGGTGTGGCTATGCCTTTTGAGCTGTGGAACTGGGCGCAGGCAGTGGGGCAGGGTGGTTCTGCTGAGGCTGGTCTTGCTGACTGGAAGCAAATTGATGTGGCTGGCAGAATAGCAGAGCTGACAGAGCTTCCGGTCCATGTTCAAAATGATGCAACAACGGCCTGCCGCGCAGAACTGGCGCAGCGAAATGCGCCGGAGTTGAGTAATTTTGCCTATTTCTTTATCGGCTATTTTATCGGCGGTGGCATTGTGGTTGACTATGCAGTCTATTCCGGACCCACTGGCAATGCCGGAGCGCTCGGCTCTCTGCCCATAATTGTTGGACGACACGGAAGTGGACAATTGCTCGACAAGGTGTCACTGGCCAGTCTGGAATTTGCGCTCACGCAGCAAGGCATCGACCCGTCACCCATATGGGTCTCTCCCAATGCATGGACGACATTCGGGCCGGTTCTGGATCAATGGATTGAGGACAGTGCAAATTATCTGGCCCAGGCTGCGTTGGCCTGTTGCTCGGTCATCGATTTTCAGGCCATTATTATTGATGGCGCATTCCCGCAGGATGTGCGCAGCGCCTTGGTGGAGAAAACCGCCTCTGTGCTGGAAACCCTGAATACGCAGGGCCTTGCACGCCCGGATGTTCTGGCCGGATCCATTGGCCACGAAGCCCGCAGTCTGGGGGCTGCGACACTGCCGATGTCCCATCGGTATTTTGTAGACCGAAATGTGCTGTCTGCGGCAGCAAGCAAAACGAATTGA
- a CDS encoding D-lyxose/D-mannose family sugar isomerase, with amino-acid sequence MKRSTVNHIMEEADDFIRSFGFLLPPFAYFTPEEMRARRNDIEAIIDARLGWDITDYGAGKFDEMGLFLFTLRNGDQEHLKRGGGMCYAEKIMISRQDQLSPTHRHVVKAEDIINRGGATLALKLFNSLENGDVDNDTDVTVYCDGIPRTQKAGEVLRLSPGESVTLLQGNWHSFWGDGGDVLIGEVSTVNDDMTDNIFAEKIGRFSKIDEDVAPKHLLVSDYDKWLVPG; translated from the coding sequence ATGAAACGTTCAACTGTCAACCACATCATGGAAGAAGCAGATGATTTCATCCGGTCCTTCGGATTCCTGTTGCCACCTTTTGCCTATTTCACGCCAGAAGAAATGCGGGCGCGTCGCAATGACATAGAGGCCATTATCGACGCACGTCTCGGTTGGGACATTACCGATTACGGCGCGGGGAAATTCGACGAGATGGGCCTGTTTCTGTTCACCCTGCGCAATGGTGATCAGGAGCACCTGAAGCGCGGCGGTGGCATGTGTTATGCCGAGAAAATCATGATTTCGCGTCAGGACCAGCTGTCCCCCACGCACCGCCATGTGGTCAAGGCCGAAGACATCATCAATCGCGGTGGTGCGACTTTGGCGTTGAAACTGTTCAATTCTCTGGAAAATGGTGACGTTGATAATGATACCGATGTCACCGTTTATTGCGATGGCATTCCACGCACCCAGAAAGCAGGCGAGGTGTTGCGTCTGTCACCGGGTGAAAGCGTCACCCTGCTGCAGGGCAATTGGCACAGTTTCTGGGGCGATGGCGGCGATGTTCTGATTGGCGAGGTTTCCACCGTCAATGACGACATGACCGATAATATCTTTGCCGAAAAAATTGGTCGGTTTTCCAAAATTGATGAAGACGTCGCGCCAAAGCATTTGCTGGTCTCTGACTATGACAAATGGCTGGTTCCTGGCTGA
- a CDS encoding iron ABC transporter permease, whose translation MRLAAWSFAALCLLPIIAVIITAIGADGSRWAALIDTVLPGYIWNTVQLVFWVALGTAILGTGSAWLVTNCRFPGQRFFEFALAMPLAFPAYVLAYAYTNLLDHPGPVQSALRATFDLGPRDYWFPEIRSLGGAAAMLTFVLYPYVYLLARTAFLQQSASAYQAARMLGRTPWGAFRSVSLPMARPAIAAGITLALMETIADFGTVAHFNVQTFATGIYRAWFSMGDRGMATQLALCLLGAALLLAVIERMERGAAQRFPAGKKNEGMLPQRLTGGRALGAVLFCAFPVLLGFVVPAVMLLVMAHGSGQSLLTSRYLGFMGNSITLASLAALATVLGALLISYCARMSPGVAASSAKVLAGIGYAIPGGVIAVGLLVPFAGFDNWLDAFFRSQFGISTGLLFTGSIGLLIVAYLVRFMAAALGSVDAGLANIKPSLDDAARSLGRTEAGMLKSIHIPLISGSLLTALLIVFVDVMKELPATLIMRPFNFDTLAVQAYRLASDERLEQAAVPSLVIVGLGLVPVLLLCRAIAKDSARPSRSPALGATVT comes from the coding sequence TTGCGTCTGGCAGCATGGAGTTTTGCCGCCCTCTGTCTGCTTCCCATTATAGCTGTGATTATCACAGCAATTGGCGCAGATGGCAGCCGCTGGGCAGCGTTGATAGACACGGTTCTTCCCGGTTACATCTGGAATACAGTTCAGCTGGTATTCTGGGTAGCATTGGGCACGGCGATTCTTGGCACAGGCAGCGCTTGGCTGGTCACAAACTGCCGCTTTCCCGGTCAACGCTTCTTCGAATTTGCTCTGGCCATGCCGCTGGCCTTTCCAGCCTATGTGCTGGCCTACGCCTACACCAATTTGCTGGACCATCCAGGCCCGGTTCAGTCTGCTTTGCGCGCGACGTTTGATTTGGGTCCACGAGATTACTGGTTTCCGGAAATCAGATCTCTGGGTGGCGCTGCAGCCATGCTCACATTCGTGCTGTATCCTTACGTCTATCTTCTGGCGCGTACGGCCTTTTTGCAGCAATCCGCCAGTGCCTATCAGGCCGCCCGCATGCTGGGCCGCACCCCCTGGGGGGCGTTTCGGTCGGTCAGCCTGCCTATGGCCCGCCCGGCCATTGCCGCTGGCATTACACTGGCTCTTATGGAAACCATTGCCGATTTTGGCACCGTGGCGCATTTCAATGTTCAAACCTTCGCCACCGGCATCTACCGTGCCTGGTTCTCCATGGGAGACCGGGGTATGGCGACGCAACTGGCGCTTTGCTTGCTGGGAGCCGCCCTGCTGCTTGCCGTTATTGAACGTATGGAACGGGGCGCGGCCCAGCGTTTTCCTGCTGGCAAGAAGAATGAAGGCATGTTGCCGCAACGCCTGACCGGCGGCCGTGCCCTGGGAGCTGTCCTGTTTTGTGCTTTCCCGGTTCTGCTCGGCTTTGTGGTTCCGGCGGTCATGCTGCTGGTGATGGCCCATGGCTCTGGCCAAAGCCTTCTGACCTCCCGTTATCTTGGCTTCATGGGCAATTCCATTACGCTTGCAAGTCTGGCAGCTTTGGCCACCGTCCTGGGTGCCTTGCTGATTTCCTATTGCGCACGCATGTCACCCGGTGTTGCTGCCAGCAGCGCCAAGGTTCTGGCGGGCATTGGCTACGCTATTCCAGGCGGGGTGATTGCGGTGGGTTTGCTGGTACCCTTTGCCGGGTTCGACAATTGGCTGGACGCTTTTTTCCGCAGTCAGTTTGGTATATCGACCGGCCTGTTGTTCACCGGCTCAATCGGCTTGCTGATTGTCGCCTATCTCGTGCGCTTTATGGCGGCAGCACTGGGGTCAGTTGATGCCGGTCTTGCCAACATCAAGCCCAGCCTCGACGATGCAGCCCGGTCTCTTGGGCGCACCGAGGCCGGCATGCTGAAGAGCATTCACATACCGCTAATATCCGGCAGCCTGTTGACGGCATTGCTGATTGTCTTTGTAGATGTGATGAAGGAATTGCCGGCAACCTTGATCATGCGCCCGTTTAACTTCGATACACTGGCCGTACAGGCCTATCGTCTGGCATCGGATGAACGGCTGGAACAGGCGGCAGTCCCGTCTCTGGTGATCGTCGGACTTGGCCTTGTGCCGGTGCTTCTGCTGTGCCGCGCAATTGCAAAAGACAGTGCTCGCCCGTCGCGCAGCCCCGCCCTTGGCGCAACCGTTACATAG
- a CDS encoding BCCT family transporter yields MPIKPPITDLPIRVSNSGFYRGFTKDVTISAKILVGALILWAIAFPDQAAAVLGSVNTVLLATFNYWYVYSMAFFVVLCFALALWPAAGRLRLGLDDDRPEFSNFSWFSMMFGAGIGIGMLTFATAEPMYHFAKNPSTIMGLTEGSTAGNVRDAYIWSFTHWGLAAWAAYAIVGLALGYFSYRRGLPLTIRSALTPIFGKKLSGPIGHTVDVVAVVATVLGVSQTLGFGVEQFISGLSRIGVGDWLYATAADGTRSSSTLGIIVALIVIMGASTLSAMSGVGKGIKWLSNINMGLSFFILAFFLLFGSTFFGMQTLFVGIWDYLMSIPGNILTVWAKDGTETGDALAGWQGGWTIFYWAWWIAFAPFVGVFLARISKGRTIREYVLGALIIPAIMCFVWFALVGGTAIDLELSGVAQGAIVDAGQADQLFAMLAVMLGETMSYLMSIIVVILLLTYLVTSADSAVLIINTINAAGDEGPKARPHILFWGAALAFVVGGLIIAGGLGAIQTAMVIGALPFSFVMVLMGLSLIKAIYHDGQRAKHGLPTTHIETAPAE; encoded by the coding sequence ATGCCTATAAAACCACCTATCACAGATTTACCAATTCGCGTCTCGAACTCCGGATTCTATCGTGGCTTCACCAAGGATGTGACCATCAGTGCCAAAATACTGGTCGGTGCATTGATCCTTTGGGCGATTGCTTTCCCGGATCAGGCAGCTGCAGTTCTAGGTTCGGTAAACACAGTCCTCCTGGCAACTTTCAACTATTGGTATGTCTATTCCATGGCGTTTTTCGTCGTGCTTTGTTTTGCGCTGGCACTATGGCCTGCGGCAGGGAGGCTGCGACTGGGTCTGGACGATGACAGGCCGGAGTTTTCCAATTTCTCCTGGTTTTCAATGATGTTCGGAGCCGGAATCGGTATTGGCATGCTGACTTTTGCAACGGCTGAGCCGATGTATCACTTTGCCAAGAACCCATCGACCATTATGGGTCTGACGGAAGGCAGCACTGCGGGAAACGTACGTGACGCCTACATCTGGTCATTCACCCATTGGGGACTTGCTGCCTGGGCAGCCTATGCCATCGTAGGCTTGGCACTTGGTTATTTCTCTTACCGTCGCGGCCTGCCATTGACGATCCGCTCTGCACTCACGCCAATCTTTGGCAAAAAGCTGTCAGGACCGATTGGCCATACGGTTGATGTGGTTGCGGTTGTGGCCACCGTGTTGGGCGTATCGCAGACGCTGGGCTTCGGGGTTGAACAATTCATCTCCGGATTGTCCCGGATCGGCGTTGGCGACTGGCTTTACGCAACAGCGGCAGATGGTACCAGATCTTCATCGACCCTCGGTATCATAGTGGCGTTGATCGTTATTATGGGTGCCTCAACTTTGTCGGCAATGTCCGGCGTTGGCAAGGGAATCAAATGGCTCTCCAACATCAATATGGGCCTCAGTTTCTTCATATTGGCCTTCTTCCTGCTGTTCGGTTCCACCTTCTTTGGAATGCAAACTCTTTTTGTCGGCATCTGGGACTACCTGATGTCAATCCCGGGTAACATCCTGACCGTCTGGGCGAAAGACGGCACGGAAACCGGTGATGCCCTGGCTGGCTGGCAAGGTGGTTGGACCATCTTCTATTGGGCCTGGTGGATTGCCTTTGCACCCTTCGTGGGCGTCTTCCTGGCGCGAATTTCCAAAGGTCGGACAATTCGCGAATACGTTCTGGGCGCGCTGATCATCCCTGCGATCATGTGCTTTGTCTGGTTCGCTCTGGTTGGCGGAACTGCCATCGATCTGGAGCTTTCTGGCGTAGCCCAGGGCGCTATTGTTGACGCCGGTCAGGCTGACCAGTTGTTCGCAATGTTGGCGGTGATGCTTGGCGAAACCATGTCATATTTGATGTCAATTATTGTCGTCATCTTGTTGCTGACTTACCTCGTTACGTCGGCTGATAGCGCGGTTCTGATCATCAATACGATCAATGCTGCCGGCGATGAAGGTCCTAAAGCACGCCCACATATCCTGTTCTGGGGTGCAGCTTTGGCTTTCGTGGTCGGAGGTCTGATTATCGCCGGTGGCCTGGGCGCGATTCAAACAGCCATGGTGATTGGCGCTCTGCCATTCAGCTTCGTTATGGTCCTGATGGGTCTTTCACTCATCAAAGCGATCTACCATGATGGACAGCGGGCAAAACATGGATTGCCAACAACCCATATAGAAACAGCACCCGCCGAATAA